A portion of the Achromobacter sp. MFA1 R4 genome contains these proteins:
- a CDS encoding acyl-CoA synthetase, with amino-acid sequence MIDSPTATLSRPLAAPFAAPFAAPFAVRTAQDVQRLQARPLAETLTVQSTYEIFCNSAAAFGDRRALTFLRSADPADDAISWTYRELLAGIHQTANLLHSLGIREGDAVGVLLPGCLEYHLALWGGEAAGIVQPLNPLLTDDKLASLMTTARAKVLIAYGSDVECGSWSKALRLMDRVPTLQTLLRVAPWHETAADRPALPDGALDFDASRAAQPSDRLVSGRVIRASDVAAYFHTGGTTGAPKLAIHTHANQVFSAWAAVQLQNAGPGDVVINGYPLFHVAGVLPASLAALSSGVETVIPTTLLLRNRDVLRNYWRLVEKHRATSLQGVPTILAALAEVPLDGADISSLRYCRTGAAPLPAELAARFKRLFGLHVSESLGMTEMAGITSISPPGCEFPVNCVGFPLPYVQVRIVGLDLPAGQPARDLPPGTPGMLLIKAPNVIPGFLDPEDTARAFTEDGWLISGDVGYMDAEGRLHLQGRAKDLIIRGGHNIDPKTIEDALATHPAVQLCAAVGAPDAYAGELPIAFVTLAEGSAATEAELVAHAAAHVDEGPARPKRVIVLDSMPMTNVGKIYKPDLRRLATAVSVQAVVARTLQEAGLAQDEPVFRVLADAQPYVAVEAGAGAPAPLKERLREALSRLPVKVDVRD; translated from the coding sequence ATGATCGACTCTCCTACCGCGACGCTCTCGCGCCCCTTAGCCGCCCCCTTCGCCGCCCCCTTCGCCGCCCCCTTCGCGGTGCGCACCGCGCAGGACGTCCAGCGGCTGCAGGCCCGGCCGCTGGCGGAAACGCTGACGGTGCAGAGCACCTACGAGATCTTCTGCAATTCCGCGGCCGCCTTCGGCGACCGGCGCGCCCTGACTTTCCTGCGCAGCGCCGATCCCGCCGACGACGCCATCAGCTGGACCTATCGCGAACTGCTGGCCGGCATCCACCAGACGGCCAACCTGCTGCACAGCCTGGGCATCCGCGAAGGCGACGCCGTCGGCGTGCTGCTGCCCGGCTGCCTGGAGTACCACCTGGCCCTGTGGGGCGGCGAAGCGGCCGGCATCGTCCAGCCGCTCAACCCGCTCCTGACCGACGACAAGCTCGCGTCGCTGATGACGACGGCGCGCGCCAAGGTGCTGATCGCCTACGGCTCGGACGTCGAATGCGGCTCCTGGTCCAAGGCCTTGCGGCTAATGGATCGGGTGCCGACGCTGCAAACGCTGCTGCGCGTGGCGCCGTGGCACGAGACGGCCGCCGACCGCCCCGCCCTGCCCGACGGCGCCCTAGACTTCGACGCCAGCCGCGCCGCGCAGCCGTCCGACCGGCTGGTGAGCGGGCGCGTCATCCGCGCCAGCGACGTGGCCGCCTACTTCCACACCGGCGGCACCACCGGGGCGCCCAAGCTGGCCATCCATACGCACGCCAACCAGGTGTTCTCGGCCTGGGCGGCCGTGCAATTGCAGAATGCCGGCCCGGGCGACGTGGTCATCAACGGCTACCCGCTCTTTCACGTGGCGGGCGTGCTGCCCGCGTCGCTGGCGGCCCTGTCGTCGGGCGTTGAAACCGTCATCCCGACCACGCTGCTGCTGCGCAACCGCGACGTGCTGCGCAACTATTGGCGCCTGGTGGAAAAGCACCGCGCGACCTCGCTGCAGGGCGTGCCAACCATCCTGGCCGCGCTGGCCGAGGTGCCGCTGGACGGCGCGGACATCTCCTCGCTGCGCTACTGCCGCACCGGCGCGGCGCCCTTGCCGGCCGAACTGGCGGCGCGGTTCAAGCGCCTGTTCGGCCTGCACGTCAGCGAGAGCCTGGGCATGACCGAGATGGCCGGCATCACCTCGATTTCCCCGCCCGGCTGCGAATTCCCGGTCAATTGCGTCGGCTTTCCGCTGCCCTACGTGCAGGTGCGCATCGTCGGCCTGGACCTGCCCGCAGGCCAGCCCGCGCGCGACCTGCCCCCCGGCACGCCGGGCATGTTGCTGATCAAGGCGCCCAACGTCATCCCCGGCTTCCTGGACCCCGAAGACACCGCCCGCGCCTTCACTGAAGACGGCTGGCTCATCAGCGGCGACGTCGGATACATGGATGCCGAAGGCCGCCTCCACCTGCAAGGCCGCGCCAAGGACCTGATCATCCGCGGCGGCCACAACATCGATCCCAAGACCATCGAGGACGCGCTCGCCACGCACCCCGCGGTGCAGTTGTGCGCCGCGGTCGGCGCCCCGGACGCCTACGCCGGCGAGCTGCCGATCGCCTTCGTCACGCTGGCCGAAGGCAGCGCCGCGACCGAAGCCGAACTTGTCGCCCACGCCGCCGCCCATGTGGACGAAGGCCCGGCGCGGCCCAAGCGCGTCATCGTGCTGGACAGCATGCCGATGACCAACGTGGGCAAGATCTACAAACCCGATTTGCGCCGCCTGGCGACCGCCGTGTCGGTCCAGGCCGTGGTGGCGCGCACCCTGCAAGAAGCCGGCCTCGCGCAAGACGAACCCGTCTTTCGCGTGCTGGCCGATGCGCAACCGTATGTCGCCGTAGAAGCCGGCGCCGGTGCGCCCGCGCCGCTGAAGGAACGGCTGCGCGAGGCGCTGTCCCGGCTGCCCGTCAAAGTCGACGTGCGCGACTGA
- a CDS encoding acyl-CoA dehydrogenase family protein, which produces MNFEHTEDRRMLSDMLRRFVAEQYGFTTRMRNAESPQGYSPDFWRRYAELGAIGALFAEDDGGLGGAGFDISVVFEALGRGLVVEPFLDALMVGSAIAAAGTPAQREALDGLIAGSLTAALAQAEPESGYDLNRVATRAQRSADGWVLDGAKAVVYAGEHADLFLVSARTSGDQDDEAGISLFLVDRGTPGLALRGYGLIDGGRAAELVMDKVQLAPGALLGQEGAGHALLERAVGRGILALCAEAVGAMDCARDATLEYLRTRRQFGTPIGSFQALQHRMADVLLEIEQARSAVINAAAAVDHPDRATRERALSAAKTTIGRIGTLVAEECIQLHGGIGMTWELPLAHYAKRLVMIDHQLGDEDHHLRRYIALGQA; this is translated from the coding sequence ATGAATTTCGAACACACCGAAGACCGGCGCATGCTCTCCGACATGCTGCGCCGTTTTGTCGCCGAGCAATACGGCTTCACCACCCGCATGCGCAACGCGGAATCGCCCCAGGGCTACAGCCCGGACTTCTGGCGACGCTATGCCGAGCTGGGCGCCATCGGGGCGCTGTTCGCCGAGGACGACGGCGGGCTCGGCGGCGCGGGCTTTGACATCTCCGTCGTCTTTGAAGCGCTGGGGCGCGGCCTGGTCGTCGAACCCTTCCTGGACGCCCTGATGGTGGGCAGCGCGATCGCCGCAGCCGGCACGCCCGCGCAGCGCGAGGCCCTGGACGGCCTGATCGCGGGCAGCCTTACCGCAGCGCTGGCGCAGGCCGAACCGGAATCCGGCTACGACCTGAACCGCGTGGCCACGCGCGCCCAGCGCAGCGCCGACGGCTGGGTGCTCGACGGCGCCAAGGCGGTGGTCTACGCGGGCGAACATGCCGACCTCTTCCTCGTGTCCGCGCGCACGTCCGGCGACCAGGACGACGAAGCAGGCATCAGCCTGTTCCTGGTCGACCGGGGCACGCCCGGCCTGGCGCTGCGCGGATACGGACTGATCGACGGCGGACGCGCCGCGGAACTGGTTATGGACAAGGTGCAGCTCGCCCCCGGCGCCCTCCTCGGCCAGGAAGGCGCCGGCCATGCGTTGCTGGAGCGCGCCGTCGGCCGCGGCATCCTGGCGCTGTGCGCCGAGGCCGTGGGCGCCATGGACTGCGCGCGCGACGCGACGCTGGAATACCTGCGCACGCGCCGTCAGTTCGGCACGCCCATCGGCAGCTTCCAGGCCCTGCAGCACCGCATGGCCGACGTGCTGTTGGAGATCGAGCAGGCGCGCTCGGCGGTCATCAACGCGGCCGCGGCCGTCGACCATCCCGACCGGGCCACGCGCGAACGCGCGCTGTCCGCCGCCAAAACCACCATCGGCCGCATCGGCACGCTGGTGGCCGAGGAATGCATCCAGCTCCATGGCGGCATCGGCATGACCTGGGAGCTGCCGCTGGCGCACTATGCCAAGCGCCTGGTCATGATCGACCACCAGTTGGGCGACGAAGACCACCACCTGCGCCGCTACATTGCGCTGGGCCAGGCATGA
- a CDS encoding acyl-CoA dehydrogenase family protein, giving the protein MDLEFTPEELAFRDEVRAFLDAKLPRRLADKVADGKLLTRDDMTEWHAILNAQGWLATHWPVEYGGTGWSATQKYIFDNECALASAPRIVPFGLSMLGPVLIKYGSEAQRRHWLPRILDGSDWWCQGYSEPGAGSDLASVKTTAVRDGDSYIVNGQKTWTTLGQYANMIFCLVRTSQEGRRQEGISFLLIDMNSPGVEVRPIITLDGEHEVNEVFFSDVRVPAENLVGEENRGWTCAKYLLTYERTNIAGVGQSTAALERLKAVAARQKKHGRPLAEDPDFAARLARVEIELANMRTTNLRVVAAVAGGGAPGAESSMLKIRGTQIRQEITALNRRAMGPYARPFIPEALHDGYDAPPVGPEGAASAAAQYFNNRKLSIFGGSNEIQKNIISKMILGL; this is encoded by the coding sequence ATGGATCTGGAATTCACCCCTGAAGAACTGGCCTTTCGCGACGAGGTACGCGCGTTCCTGGACGCAAAGCTGCCCCGGCGCCTCGCCGACAAGGTCGCCGACGGCAAGCTGCTGACGCGCGACGACATGACCGAGTGGCACGCCATCCTGAACGCCCAAGGCTGGCTGGCCACGCACTGGCCCGTGGAATACGGCGGCACCGGCTGGAGCGCCACGCAGAAATACATCTTCGACAACGAATGCGCGCTCGCCAGCGCGCCGCGTATCGTGCCCTTCGGCTTGAGCATGCTCGGACCCGTCCTGATCAAGTACGGGTCCGAGGCGCAGCGCCGCCACTGGCTGCCGCGCATCCTGGACGGGTCGGACTGGTGGTGCCAGGGCTACTCGGAACCGGGCGCGGGATCGGACCTGGCGTCCGTCAAGACCACCGCCGTCCGCGACGGCGACAGCTACATCGTCAACGGCCAGAAGACCTGGACCACGCTGGGCCAGTACGCCAACATGATCTTCTGCCTGGTGCGCACGTCGCAGGAAGGCCGGCGCCAGGAAGGCATCAGCTTTCTGCTGATCGACATGAACAGCCCCGGCGTCGAAGTGCGCCCCATCATCACCCTGGATGGCGAGCACGAAGTCAACGAAGTCTTCTTCTCCGACGTGCGCGTGCCCGCGGAGAACCTGGTGGGCGAGGAAAATCGCGGCTGGACCTGCGCCAAGTACCTGCTGACCTACGAACGCACCAACATCGCGGGCGTGGGCCAGTCCACGGCCGCGCTGGAACGCCTGAAGGCCGTGGCCGCCCGCCAGAAAAAGCATGGCCGCCCGCTGGCCGAAGACCCCGACTTCGCCGCCCGCCTGGCGCGCGTGGAAATCGAGCTGGCCAACATGCGCACGACCAATCTGCGCGTGGTGGCGGCCGTGGCCGGCGGCGGCGCGCCGGGCGCGGAAAGCTCGATGCTCAAGATACGCGGCACGCAGATCCGGCAGGAAATCACCGCGCTGAACCGCCGCGCCATGGGGCCCTATGCCCGCCCCTTCATCCCCGAGGCCCTCCACGATGGCTACGACGCCCCGCCCGTCGGCCCCGAGGGCGCCGCCAGCGCCGCCGCGCAGTACTTCAACAACCGCAAGCTGTCGATCTTCGGCGGCTCCAATGAAATCCAGAAGAACATCATCTCCAAGATGATCCTCGGACTGTAA